A segment of the Leptospira andrefontaineae genome:
GATAGAGTATTACTTTTTTCGAATCATGAATGTTCCGTCTATTGCAGACACTGTATGCGAGGAAGAAAGGTTTCAGATTCTTCTGAAAGAATGGAGACCGCGGATCTGGAATTATGTTTTGATTATATTCGAAATCATCCTGAAATTTCGGATGTGGTGATCTCGGGGGGAGATCCTCTCAATCTTTCCGATCCTAAAATAGATTGGATCTTGGAAAATTTAGAAAAAATACCTCATGTAAAAATTTGCAGATTGGGAACGAGAAACCCAGTCACTCTCCCTATGAGGGTTACTTCTGATCTATGTAAGATTATAGAATCCCATAATACGGATCGTTTATCCATTTTTTGTAATACTCAATTCAATCATGAAAAGGAATGTACTTCCGAAGCAAAAGAAGCGATCCTAAAACTTCTGAAAGCCGGTGTAAATGTTGGAAACCAATGTGTGATCCTAAAAGGGATCAATGATGATGGGGAAACGATGCTCAGGCTCCATCGAAAACTTTTGGAACTTAGGATTCGTGCTTATTATATGTACGATCCGGAACTGATCCCTGGTTCTCGCGGTTTCCGAACTCCTCTTGCAAAAGGTATTCAAATAATTGAATATATGCGCGGAAAAGTTGCAGGTATGGGAATTCCTCAGTTTGTGAATGATCTTCCTGGGGGTGGAGGAAAGGTGAGCCTTGGTCCGAATTGGTATCTTGGATTTCATAAACCTTCTCGAAATCATGTATTTAGATCCGCAGTTAGAGGGACTTATCATCTGAGCCCGGAGCCTGTGGATAGTGAATACGAGGAATTTTATCCGGAGATCAGTGAGGAAACTTGGTCGAAGTTACTACAGAATTCCTATTCAGCATTTAAAGGCCTTGGTCCTTTAGGAGGTTCTGGAAAATGAATTCAGATTCTCCATCTGTTTTAATCGTAGCAGATATCCAAAACCCAGATTTGGATCCAAAAGATACTCAAGAATGGGAAGATAGGAATTCTGTCGAAGAGATTAAACGTTGCCTGGAAGAGTTGGGAGAGAAGGTGGAGATCGTTGAATTTCCGTCGAAGTTACTACAAAAACTTTCAGATTATTCTAATTTAGAACCGCAAAACCGACCTGTTCTATTCCATTTGGTAGAAGGTTTCCGCTCCAGGAATAGAGAAGCTCTTCTTCCAGGGCTCGCTGAATATTCGGGATTTCCTCATACTGGCTCCGACGCGTACGCGCAAATCTTGAGTTTGGATAAACATCTTTCTAAATTGTTCTGTGTGTCTGCAGGTGTTCCTACCAGTCCTTGGGGCCTTGTGGAGAAAGATTCTGTCGAAGATACTACATCGGTAGATCAGAATAAAGGGCAGAATTTGGATTCCGCATTCCTCGGTTCGCGACTTCCTTTGGAATCTGAATTCCCAGTTTTCTTTAAACCTAGATTCGAAGGTTCCAGTCTTGGAGTAGGAGAAGAAAATTTGATCTTAGACTCGGCTGCCTTGGATCAATTTATCCAATCCAAATTCCAAGAATACTCCTCCTGGATCTACGAATCCTATTTGCCAGGAGAAGAATGGACGCTGGCAGTAATCGGTTCACCAAAGTATGGATACAAGGCAAGCCAGGTGGCAAGGATCGGTTTGGAAAATTCTACAGAAAAAATATACGGTGAGATTACTAAGACCAAACTAAGTATGCCTGAAAAATTATATTTCGATCTGGACAAAGAAAGGTCGGAATATATCCAAAAGAATTCATTAGAATTATGTAAATTACTTAAAACTTCTGGGGCAGTCCGTTTGGATTGGAAGGCTGACTCGGAAGGAAAGCCAATGTTCCTGGAATGGAATCTGACTCCGGGATTATCTTCTTATTATAGCAGTTTTCCGATCTGTTATTCCGAAAGTTTCGGAACTTATTCGGATTTGATGAAAGAACTATTGGAAATCGCAAGAGAAGAATTTTTAACGGAAAGATTTCACTATTCCAAACAGAAAAAAGAAAAACAAACGAGCGGGATCGAAGGATGAAAACGTTTCGAGAAGAATTGATAGACCAGGTCAAATATCATCCTGTATTGACTGCAAATTTATGGTTGGAAGAAAAAGAAGAAAGAATGGAACATTCCGATCTTCTTCTTTGGTTGAAACAGGAATATTTCGTATCTGTAGAATTTGTGAACTGGTTTTTAAATACTGCGGCTCTCACTAATTCTGTGCCTTCTAAGATCGTGCTCGTGCAAAATATTTGGGAAGAACTGGGAGAAGGTAAAGAAGAAGATTCACATGTTTCTATCCTTCGAAAATTTCTCTCCGAAATGGGGGAGGTGGTGAATCAGGAAGATATACTTCCTGAGACGGGAGCTTATTTGGATTTAATGAAAAGGATTACCACCACTGATTTTTATTCTGCTCTTGGAGCTCTCGGGCCTGCGAATGAGTATCTTCTAAAATTAGAATATTCTAGAATGTATAAATCATATTCTGATCTAAAATCCAGGATTTCCCTTCCGGAAGGTAAATTTTTCCAGGTGAATCTGGAGGCAGATGAATCTCATTCGGAAAAAATGTTTAGATTGATAGAGACGGTCGCGACAGATCCTGAAAAAATGCAAAAAGTAAGAGAAGGGTCCAAACTAGCATTGGATGCACGTTTAGTATTTTATGAAGGTTTAAAAAAGGTAATTTCTCCGATTTCTTTTTAAACCTTAGATCGGATCGATTTTAATAAGCTCATAAAGACCATTCCGAGTAATGGGACCAGAGGCAGATATAAGAGAGGAGAGGCCCATCTCCATCCTTTTAAAGAATGAGAAAGTTTTCGGACTGCGAAAAAACCGGGATATCTCATATTTCCTGAGATATATTGTACATTACCCGCGACTAATTTAGGTTCTAGACTTGGATGTAATTCCTTTAGATCACCGGAAGATAGATCTCTAAAACTTATAAATTTTACATTCTTATCCAAGGATAGTTTTGAAAGTTTGGAAGCAAGACCCGAACAAAAATTACAATCTCCATCATACAAAAAAACATTTTGTTTCATTAGGGATCGATCCGTTATTTAGATTCCAAATCTTCCGGAAGGTTTCTTAAAAAATCACAAACGGATGGAATTTCTTTTTCTTGGACGCCGATCCAAAAATAGATCCAGATACCTTCTTTCTGAAGGCCGCTACATTCTTTTGTATACCATTTGGAGATCGTGTTCTCCGCTCTGGCTCTCCAAAAAAGAACCGGTGCCTTTTTTAACATTTCGTCCCAGATATCTCTTCCTACACCTTCACCTCTTGCTATCTCGTTCACTGCAAATTTAGAAAGAAAGGTGCCCCAAGGAGTGTTTTGTAGAAGTGCACATCCTTTGTATTCGGATTCCAAAACGATCCCGGAGAATTCTTTATTCCAAAAACCTTGTTTTAATCCTCTTCCGAAAGAATCTTCTATCAATCCGTTCAATCTTTTTGGATCTATCTTTTGGAAGTCCGTATGAAATTCTATTTTATTCTTTTTTCTTAATAGAGTTCCGCTACCTTTAATAGTGAATAACTCTTTTAATAACCCTGGCGCAGAAGTGATCGCGATCTGAAGATTCGGATCTCCAGTATATTCAAAAATCATTTTGCATTCTTTGAATAACGACTCGTCTTCTTTTTGAAGAATTTCAGTCGATTCGAAATCCAGGATGGAAATTTTCTTATCTTCCGAATTATAAAGTCCACTTCTGGTTGTGAGAAGAATTAACTTTTTAGTTTTTAACTCTTTACATAAATTAGATAGATAGGGATAAATTTCGGATCCGCCCTGGTCTGTTACAAACACTGGGATCTTCTTCTCTTTTAAAGATGAAAGAACTGATTCCAATGCTTGGCTCGGATTTCTGAACCATTTTGCTGGAAGGTTCCTGGAACCTGGAAGTTCTTGTCCTTCTTCTAATGAGTCCTTGATGGATTCCAAACTGATCTTAGAAGCAGGGGAGCGATAGAATAGATTTGCGTAAGAGACTCCGTCCTTCT
Coding sequences within it:
- a CDS encoding KamA family radical SAM protein → MERLGKNRGIANLESPTDSRKSLYSSFVWTDYKAQLQKRVRAEDLPKYFHLTESEKIGIQETIRLNVGTTPYYLSLSDPEDPNCPIRKMIVPRREESFFSPEETLDPLHEEDLSPVKGLTHMYPDRVLLFSNHECSVYCRHCMRGRKVSDSSERMETADLELCFDYIRNHPEISDVVISGGDPLNLSDPKIDWILENLEKIPHVKICRLGTRNPVTLPMRVTSDLCKIIESHNTDRLSIFCNTQFNHEKECTSEAKEAILKLLKAGVNVGNQCVILKGINDDGETMLRLHRKLLELRIRAYYMYDPELIPGSRGFRTPLAKGIQIIEYMRGKVAGMGIPQFVNDLPGGGGKVSLGPNWYLGFHKPSRNHVFRSAVRGTYHLSPEPVDSEYEEFYPEISEETWSKLLQNSYSAFKGLGPLGGSGK
- a CDS encoding DCC1-like thiol-disulfide oxidoreductase family protein; protein product: MKQNVFLYDGDCNFCSGLASKLSKLSLDKNVKFISFRDLSSGDLKELHPSLEPKLVAGNVQYISGNMRYPGFFAVRKLSHSLKGWRWASPLLYLPLVPLLGMVFMSLLKSIRSKV
- a CDS encoding iron-containing redox enzyme family protein, encoding MKTFREELIDQVKYHPVLTANLWLEEKEERMEHSDLLLWLKQEYFVSVEFVNWFLNTAALTNSVPSKIVLVQNIWEELGEGKEEDSHVSILRKFLSEMGEVVNQEDILPETGAYLDLMKRITTTDFYSALGALGPANEYLLKLEYSRMYKSYSDLKSRISLPEGKFFQVNLEADESHSEKMFRLIETVATDPEKMQKVREGSKLALDARLVFYEGLKKVISPISF
- a CDS encoding D-alanine--D-alanine ligase, encoding MNSDSPSVLIVADIQNPDLDPKDTQEWEDRNSVEEIKRCLEELGEKVEIVEFPSKLLQKLSDYSNLEPQNRPVLFHLVEGFRSRNREALLPGLAEYSGFPHTGSDAYAQILSLDKHLSKLFCVSAGVPTSPWGLVEKDSVEDTTSVDQNKGQNLDSAFLGSRLPLESEFPVFFKPRFEGSSLGVGEENLILDSAALDQFIQSKFQEYSSWIYESYLPGEEWTLAVIGSPKYGYKASQVARIGLENSTEKIYGEITKTKLSMPEKLYFDLDKERSEYIQKNSLELCKLLKTSGAVRLDWKADSEGKPMFLEWNLTPGLSSYYSSFPICYSESFGTYSDLMKELLEIAREEFLTERFHYSKQKKEKQTSGIEG
- a CDS encoding acetylglutamate kinase: MNHQEILLKLLEVTENSKDSFQFLKLFQSLEPEKFAVIHASSETLTESAEAFLYNLKLLQKLQLFPVVVLEKDGVSYANLFYRSPASKISLESIKDSLEEGQELPGSRNLPAKWFRNPSQALESVLSSLKEKKIPVFVTDQGGSEIYPYLSNLCKELKTKKLILLTTRSGLYNSEDKKISILDFESTEILQKEDESLFKECKMIFEYTGDPNLQIAITSAPGLLKELFTIKGSGTLLRKKNKIEFHTDFQKIDPKRLNGLIEDSFGRGLKQGFWNKEFSGIVLESEYKGCALLQNTPWGTFLSKFAVNEIARGEGVGRDIWDEMLKKAPVLFWRARAENTISKWYTKECSGLQKEGIWIYFWIGVQEKEIPSVCDFLRNLPEDLESK